In a single window of the Cupriavidus basilensis genome:
- a CDS encoding type II toxin-antitoxin system RelE/ParE family toxin yields MIQSFKCEDTAALFSGRRVPRFANIRAAAERKLEMLAVAASLDFLRSPPGNRLEVLGGDRKGQHSIRINDRWRVCFVWTPDGPQAVEIVDYH; encoded by the coding sequence ATGATCCAGTCGTTCAAATGCGAAGACACTGCAGCGTTGTTCTCAGGCCGGCGCGTTCCGCGATTCGCCAATATCAGGGCAGCGGCAGAACGCAAGCTGGAGATGCTTGCGGTTGCTGCCTCGCTCGACTTCCTGCGGTCCCCGCCTGGCAACCGGCTCGAAGTGCTGGGAGGCGACCGCAAAGGGCAGCACAGCATTCGCATCAACGATCGGTGGCGAGTGTGCTTCGTTTGGACGCCCGATGGCCCGCAGGCCGTCGAGATCGTGGACTATCACTGA
- a CDS encoding PLP-dependent aminotransferase family protein translates to MKETILSELLLQRLERPADGAADKNGAHMNRQLYEIIRQEILAGSLVAGSKLPASRLLAKEIGVSRNTVLYAFEQLLAEGYVTAASGSGTFVSQSFPDHSALHNVRAQSGTMPVLAAQQNPNRFALSRRGQHLVSHSGASDRQWGAFVSGVPDVSLFPHAVWARLLNKHWRAPKPELLTYAHNGGYLPLRRVLAEHLRLVRSVRCEPEQIILTTGIHQAIDLIARLLGDVGDKAWMEDPGYWGTRSLLNSAGIETIPVPVDSEGLAPDAATLQNPPRFIFATPSHQYPLGMVMSLSRRRMLLEYARQRGAWIVEDDYDSEFRFEGRPLASLQGLDEHDRVIYMGTFSKTLFPGLRMGFMVLPKPLAPHFATGLSELFREGQLVQQAVLADFIEEGHYATHIRRMRQRYAQRQGLLREAIATRLGADWPTSTHEAGLHMVIHLPPGADDLGISMAARTQGLSTRPLSRYFADPARATNQGLLLGYACVPDDEIAPAFHKLAEVIEPALEHLARTQAPRRAPVAGINREAWSGA, encoded by the coding sequence TTGAAAGAGACCATTTTGTCGGAGCTGCTGCTGCAGCGTCTGGAGCGGCCCGCGGATGGTGCGGCGGATAAAAACGGCGCGCATATGAACCGCCAGCTCTACGAGATCATTCGGCAGGAAATCCTTGCTGGGTCTTTGGTTGCGGGTAGCAAGCTGCCCGCGTCGCGCCTGCTTGCGAAGGAGATAGGGGTTTCCCGCAATACCGTGCTTTATGCATTTGAGCAGTTGCTGGCAGAGGGCTATGTCACCGCAGCCAGCGGAAGTGGCACCTTCGTGTCGCAGAGTTTTCCCGACCATAGTGCATTGCACAACGTTAGGGCGCAAAGTGGCACCATGCCAGTGCTCGCAGCGCAGCAAAATCCAAACCGCTTCGCGCTTTCGCGGCGCGGGCAGCATCTGGTGTCGCATTCTGGTGCGTCGGATCGCCAATGGGGTGCGTTCGTCTCCGGCGTACCCGACGTTTCGCTGTTTCCGCACGCGGTGTGGGCGCGCTTGCTCAACAAGCACTGGCGCGCCCCCAAGCCCGAGCTGCTGACGTATGCGCACAACGGTGGCTACCTGCCGCTGCGCCGCGTGCTGGCCGAGCACCTGCGGCTGGTGCGCTCGGTGCGTTGCGAGCCGGAGCAGATCATCCTGACTACCGGCATCCACCAGGCCATCGACCTCATCGCGCGGCTGCTGGGCGATGTCGGCGACAAGGCCTGGATGGAAGACCCCGGCTACTGGGGCACGCGCAGCCTGCTCAACAGCGCGGGCATCGAGACCATCCCCGTGCCGGTGGACAGCGAAGGCCTTGCCCCGGATGCGGCCACGCTGCAGAACCCGCCACGTTTTATCTTTGCCACGCCGTCACACCAATATCCGCTGGGCATGGTGATGAGCTTGTCGCGCCGGCGCATGCTGCTGGAATACGCGCGCCAGCGCGGCGCGTGGATCGTGGAGGATGACTACGACAGCGAATTCCGCTTCGAGGGGCGCCCGCTTGCCTCGCTGCAGGGGCTGGATGAGCATGACCGCGTGATCTACATGGGCACGTTTTCCAAGACGCTGTTCCCCGGCCTGCGCATGGGCTTCATGGTGCTGCCCAAGCCGCTGGCGCCGCATTTCGCGACCGGGCTGTCGGAGCTGTTCCGCGAGGGGCAGCTGGTGCAGCAGGCGGTGCTGGCCGACTTTATCGAGGAGGGGCATTACGCCACGCATATCCGCCGCATGCGCCAGCGCTACGCGCAGCGCCAGGGGCTGCTGCGCGAGGCCATCGCCACGCGCCTGGGCGCGGACTGGCCCACCTCCACGCATGAAGCCGGGCTGCACATGGTGATCCACCTGCCGCCGGGCGCCGACGACCTCGGCATCAGCATGGCGGCGCGTACCCAGGGCTTGTCGACGCGGCCGCTGTCGCGCTATTTCGCGGACCCCGCGCGGGCGACCAACCAGGGCTTGCTGCTGGGGTATGCCTGCGTGCCGGACGACGAGATCGCGCCGGCCTTCCACAAGCTGGCGGAGGTGATCGAACCCGCGCTGGAGCATCTGGCGCGCACGCAGGCGCCACGCCGCGCGCCGGTGGCGGGGATCAACCGGGAGGCCTGGAGCGGTGCTTGA
- the eutC gene encoding ethanolamine ammonia-lyase subunit EutC — MRQKLIHDNPWQRLRQFTVARIALGRCGNSQTTEAVLAFGLAHAQARDAVHAPLARAAIEQALRNAGFDTVAAHSAAPDRQRYLRRPDLGRQLDDASRALLAQARPAEPPDVVFVVADGLSALAAQRHGVPLLLAVRERLPGWRIGPVVVAEQARVALGDEAAQLLGARQVVMLIGERPGLSSPDSLGVYLTHDPRPGRTDAERNCISNVRPEGLSYAQAAAKLAFLLRGALALGRSGVDLKDDSEHGVLPEPSAQQGPLGN; from the coding sequence ATGCGCCAGAAGCTGATCCACGACAACCCCTGGCAGCGCCTGCGGCAGTTCACCGTGGCGCGGATTGCACTGGGCCGCTGCGGCAACAGCCAGACGACGGAAGCCGTGCTTGCGTTCGGCCTGGCGCATGCGCAGGCGCGCGATGCGGTGCATGCGCCGCTGGCGCGCGCCGCCATTGAACAGGCATTGCGCAATGCCGGCTTCGACACCGTGGCCGCACACAGTGCCGCACCGGATCGGCAGCGCTACCTGCGCCGCCCGGACCTTGGCCGCCAGCTCGACGACGCCAGCCGCGCGCTGCTGGCGCAGGCGCGCCCTGCCGAGCCGCCCGACGTCGTCTTCGTGGTGGCCGACGGCCTGTCCGCGCTGGCGGCGCAGCGCCACGGCGTGCCCTTGCTGCTGGCCGTGCGCGAGCGCCTGCCGGGCTGGCGCATCGGCCCCGTGGTGGTGGCCGAGCAAGCCCGCGTGGCGCTCGGTGACGAAGCCGCGCAGCTTCTCGGCGCGCGCCAGGTGGTGATGCTGATCGGCGAGCGCCCCGGGCTGAGCTCGCCCGACAGCCTCGGCGTCTACCTCACGCACGACCCGCGCCCCGGCCGCACCGACGCCGAGCGCAACTGCATCTCCAACGTGCGCCCCGAAGGGCTGTCCTATGCGCAGGCCGCGGCCAAGCTGGCCTTCCTGCTGCGCGGGGCGCTGGCGCTCGGGCGCAGTGGCGTGGATTTAAAGGACGACAGCGAGCACGGGGTGTTGCCGGAGCCATCGGCGCAGCAAGGACCGTTGGGGAACTGA
- a CDS encoding LutB/LldF family L-lactate oxidation iron-sulfur protein, which translates to MSTPTTTQAGAKPLHFVPAADFKARSRAALDDPKLRSSFRGAMDFLQAKRAVQFPDGDELEQLRDLGEAIRQHALSQLPDLLVQLEDKLTAAGVQVHWAETADEANAIVHGIAQARQARRVIKGKSMASEEIELNHYLAERGIDCIESDMGEYIVQLAGEKPSHIVMPAIHKTRGDIAELFAQHIPGTPYTEDVDELIQTGRRALRQEFVNADIGLSGVNFAAADTGTLWLVENEGNGRLSTTVPDVHIAIMGMEKVVARLEHIVPLASLLTRSATGQAITTYFNLISGPRRAGERDGPREVHLVLLDNGRSQAYADAQLRATLQCIRCGACMNHCPVYTRIGGHAYGTTYPGPIGKIISPHLLGLDATADLATASSLCGACGEVCPVRIPIPQLLIRLRTEANRDPDEQVAHPLRGQGAKFSRGEHLVWRFWSGAFAHPLAYRLFRWAATRLRVLTPKQQLGWTRHRAPLTPAPRSLSDLLRERGQAE; encoded by the coding sequence ATGAGTACGCCCACGACCACTCAGGCCGGTGCCAAACCCCTGCACTTCGTGCCCGCAGCGGACTTCAAGGCGCGTTCGCGCGCGGCGCTGGACGACCCCAAGCTGCGCAGCAGCTTTCGCGGCGCCATGGACTTCCTGCAGGCCAAGCGCGCGGTGCAGTTCCCCGACGGCGACGAGCTGGAGCAGTTGCGCGACCTGGGCGAAGCGATCCGCCAGCACGCACTGTCGCAACTGCCGGACCTGCTGGTGCAACTGGAGGACAAGCTCACCGCGGCCGGCGTGCAGGTGCACTGGGCCGAAACCGCGGACGAGGCCAATGCCATCGTGCACGGCATCGCACAGGCCCGCCAGGCACGCCGCGTGATCAAGGGCAAGTCGATGGCCAGCGAGGAGATCGAGCTGAACCATTACCTGGCCGAGCGCGGCATCGACTGCATCGAGTCCGACATGGGCGAGTACATCGTGCAGCTCGCGGGCGAGAAGCCGTCGCACATCGTGATGCCGGCCATCCACAAGACGCGCGGCGACATCGCCGAGTTGTTCGCGCAGCATATCCCCGGCACGCCCTATACCGAGGACGTGGACGAACTGATCCAGACCGGCCGGCGCGCGCTGCGCCAGGAATTCGTCAATGCGGACATCGGCCTGTCCGGCGTGAACTTTGCCGCCGCGGACACCGGCACGCTGTGGCTGGTGGAAAACGAGGGCAACGGCCGCCTGTCCACCACCGTGCCCGATGTGCACATCGCCATCATGGGCATGGAGAAGGTGGTGGCCCGGCTTGAGCACATCGTGCCGCTGGCCAGCCTGTTGACGCGCTCGGCCACCGGGCAGGCCATCACCACCTACTTCAACCTGATCTCCGGCCCGCGCCGCGCGGGCGAGCGCGACGGCCCGCGCGAGGTGCACCTGGTGCTGCTGGATAACGGCCGCAGCCAGGCCTATGCCGATGCGCAACTGCGCGCCACGCTGCAGTGCATCCGCTGCGGCGCGTGCATGAACCATTGCCCGGTGTACACGCGCATCGGCGGCCATGCCTACGGCACCACCTACCCCGGCCCGATCGGCAAGATCATCTCGCCGCACCTGCTCGGGCTCGATGCCACGGCGGACCTCGCCACCGCCTCCAGCCTGTGCGGCGCCTGCGGCGAAGTCTGCCCCGTGCGCATCCCGATTCCGCAATTGCTGATCCGCCTGCGCACCGAAGCCAACCGCGATCCCGACGAACAGGTTGCGCACCCGCTGCGCGGCCAAGGCGCCAAGTTCAGCCGCGGCGAGCACCTGGTCTGGCGCTTCTGGAGCGGCGCGTTCGCGCATCCGCTAGCCTACCGGCTCTTCCGCTGGGCCGCCACGCGGCTGCGCGTGCTGACGCCAAAACAGCAACTCGGGTGGACCCGGCACCGCGCACCGCTCACCCCAGCGCCGCGCAGCCTGTCGGACTTGCTGCGCGAGCGCGGACAGGCAGAGTAG
- a CDS encoding HigA family addiction module antitoxin: MARFHNGMRPVHPGEILREEFLVPLGMSANALAVALHVTAARINDIVRERRGITPDTAMRLARYFGGDAESWLNLQQSYDLKVAQREHGKEIAAQIAPRDLEAA, from the coding sequence ATGGCCCGCTTCCATAACGGCATGCGACCGGTCCATCCCGGCGAAATCCTCCGCGAGGAGTTTCTCGTCCCGCTTGGCATGAGCGCCAATGCGCTCGCCGTGGCGCTGCATGTCACCGCGGCTCGCATCAACGACATCGTGCGCGAGCGCCGGGGCATTACGCCGGACACTGCCATGCGGCTGGCTCGCTACTTTGGCGGCGACGCCGAGTCCTGGCTCAACCTGCAGCAGTCTTATGACCTGAAAGTGGCTCAGCGCGAACACGGCAAGGAGATCGCGGCCCAGATCGCGCCACGCGACCTGGAAGCGGCCTGA
- a CDS encoding ethanolamine ammonia-lyase subunit EutB, translating into MTFAHTVASRRHLFADLKTLLAKASPARSGDYLAGLAAASEEERMAARMALAEVPLAHFLAEALVPYEDDEVTRLIIDSHDARVFHEIASFTVGDLRNWLLLHETDAATLARVAPGITPEMAAAVSKLMRNQDLIAVARKCRVVTRFRSTIGLPGRLSVRLQPNHPTDDARGIAASMIDGLLYGCGDATIGINPATDNLGAIVTLLRLVDDLRCRFDVPTQSCVLTHVTNTLRAIEQGAPVDLVFQSVAGSERANAGFGISLALLREAHDAAQGLARGTVGNNVMYFETGQGSALSANAHHGVDQQTMEARAYAVARAFSPLLVNTVVGFIGPEYLYDGKQIIRAGLEDHFCGKLLGVPMGCDVCYTNHAEADQDDMDTLLTLFGVAGINFIMGVPGADDIMLNYQSTSFHDALYLRDTLGLRPAPEFEDWLQRMGILGADGRLLELAERQPLLQLAHGL; encoded by the coding sequence ATGACCTTTGCCCACACCGTAGCCTCGCGGCGGCATCTCTTTGCCGATCTCAAGACCCTGCTGGCCAAGGCCAGCCCGGCGCGCTCGGGCGACTACCTGGCCGGGCTGGCGGCTGCCAGCGAGGAGGAGCGCATGGCCGCGCGCATGGCGCTGGCCGAGGTGCCGCTGGCGCACTTCCTGGCCGAGGCGCTGGTGCCCTATGAGGACGACGAGGTCACGCGCCTGATCATCGACAGCCATGACGCCCGGGTCTTTCACGAGATCGCGTCCTTCACCGTGGGCGACTTGCGCAACTGGCTGCTGCTGCATGAGACCGACGCCGCGACGCTGGCGCGCGTGGCGCCGGGCATCACGCCGGAGATGGCGGCCGCGGTGAGCAAGCTGATGCGCAACCAGGACCTGATCGCGGTGGCGCGCAAGTGCCGCGTGGTCACGCGCTTTCGCAGCACCATCGGCCTGCCCGGCCGGCTCTCGGTACGGCTGCAGCCCAACCATCCCACCGACGATGCCCGCGGCATTGCCGCCTCGATGATCGATGGCCTGCTCTACGGCTGCGGCGATGCCACCATCGGCATCAACCCCGCCACCGACAACCTCGGCGCCATCGTCACGCTGCTGCGGCTGGTCGACGACCTGCGCTGCCGCTTCGATGTGCCCACGCAGTCCTGCGTGCTCACCCACGTCACCAACACGCTGCGCGCCATCGAGCAGGGCGCGCCGGTGGACCTGGTGTTCCAGTCGGTGGCCGGCAGCGAGCGCGCCAACGCCGGCTTTGGCATCAGCCTCGCGCTGCTGCGCGAGGCGCATGACGCCGCGCAAGGCCTGGCGCGCGGCACGGTGGGCAACAACGTGATGTATTTCGAGACCGGGCAGGGCAGCGCGCTGTCAGCCAACGCGCACCACGGTGTGGACCAGCAGACCATGGAGGCACGCGCCTATGCGGTGGCGCGCGCGTTCTCGCCGCTGCTGGTCAATACCGTGGTGGGCTTTATCGGCCCCGAGTACCTGTACGATGGCAAGCAGATCATCCGCGCCGGGCTGGAAGACCATTTCTGCGGCAAGCTGCTCGGCGTGCCGATGGGCTGCGATGTCTGCTACACCAACCACGCCGAGGCCGACCAGGATGACATGGACACGCTGCTGACGCTGTTCGGCGTGGCCGGCATCAACTTCATCATGGGTGTGCCCGGCGCCGACGACATCATGCTGAACTACCAGAGCACCTCGTTCCACGACGCGCTCTACCTGCGCGACACGCTCGGCCTGCGCCCCGCGCCCGAGTTCGAGGACTGGCTGCAGCGCATGGGCATCCTGGGCGCGGATGGCCGGCTGCTGGAGCTGGCTGAGCGCCAGCCGCTGCTGCAACTCGCGCACGGCCTGTAA
- a CDS encoding AI-2E family transporter has product MNQPDPPRIPRLPDAKWFNVTTAAYILTALALWTVMQANLVAALMAGLLLYSLVDVLAPKLVRLHQRHDALAVAILSAVTLLGLTLGGWALVRFVSGDGNTLDTLLIRTADIMDKSRAQLPVWVSDALPRGVDELANALIAWLREHAQMAQKFGTEVLRSLAHILIGLVIGAMVALYRAISKPNRRPLASALVERARNLQLAFSQFIFAQVQISLINTVLTAIYLLVVLPLFGVHLPLAKTLVALTFLVGLLPVLGNLVSNTGIVVASLSVSLPMAIASLLYLVVIHKFEYFLNARIIGARINAAAWELLTVMLLMESLYGVAGVIAGPIYYAYLKRELSNKGLI; this is encoded by the coding sequence ATGAATCAACCCGATCCGCCACGCATACCCCGCTTGCCGGATGCAAAGTGGTTCAATGTCACGACTGCCGCCTATATCCTGACCGCCCTGGCGCTCTGGACGGTGATGCAGGCCAACCTGGTGGCGGCGCTCATGGCGGGCCTGCTGCTGTACTCGCTGGTGGACGTGCTGGCGCCCAAGCTGGTGCGCCTGCACCAGCGCCACGATGCCCTGGCGGTGGCGATCCTCTCCGCTGTCACCTTGCTGGGGCTCACGCTTGGGGGCTGGGCGCTGGTGCGCTTTGTCAGCGGCGACGGCAATACGCTCGACACCCTGCTGATCCGCACCGCCGACATCATGGACAAGTCCCGTGCCCAGTTGCCGGTCTGGGTCAGCGACGCGCTGCCGCGCGGCGTGGATGAGCTGGCCAACGCCCTCATTGCCTGGCTGCGCGAGCACGCGCAGATGGCGCAGAAGTTCGGCACCGAGGTGCTGCGCAGCCTCGCGCATATCCTGATCGGCCTGGTGATCGGCGCGATGGTCGCGCTGTATCGCGCCATCTCCAAGCCCAACCGCCGGCCGCTGGCCTCGGCGCTGGTGGAACGTGCCCGCAACCTGCAGCTGGCGTTCTCGCAGTTCATCTTCGCCCAGGTGCAGATCTCGCTGATCAACACCGTGCTCACCGCGATCTACCTGCTGGTGGTGCTGCCGCTGTTTGGCGTGCACCTGCCGCTGGCCAAGACGCTGGTCGCCCTCACGTTCCTGGTCGGGCTGCTGCCGGTACTGGGCAACCTGGTGTCGAACACAGGCATCGTGGTGGCCTCGCTGTCGGTCTCGCTGCCCATGGCGATCGCCTCGCTGTTGTACCTGGTGGTGATCCACAAGTTCGAGTACTTCCTCAACGCACGCATCATCGGCGCGCGCATCAATGCCGCCGCCTGGGAACTGCTCACGGTCATGCTGCTGATGGAGTCGCTGTACGGCGTCGCCGGCGTGATTGCCGGGCCGATCTACTACGCCTATCTCAAGCGCGAGCTGTCCAACAAGGGCCTGATCTGA
- a CDS encoding FadR/GntR family transcriptional regulator → MAAGRQARGRVEEVMRKLETAMLDGTWPAGARLPAERLLAEQYGVARNTIREAIQRLAARGLLQSRQGAGVFVTEQLRTGFASPWRQLVADHPVLRDDILEFRRVLEGATAYFAAMRADAADLKRIRGLLRALEAARQQDDKAAEAEADAKLHEAIAQASHNTMFLHLHTSVIGMLREHITINGTGLRVQDEDASALLLLQHRTLCEAICARRPEEARTAMQTHIDFVRSRVEPQGDGESA, encoded by the coding sequence ATGGCGGCGGGCAGGCAGGCGCGCGGGCGCGTGGAAGAGGTAATGCGGAAACTGGAAACGGCGATGCTGGACGGCACCTGGCCGGCTGGCGCCCGCCTGCCCGCGGAGCGGCTCCTGGCCGAGCAATATGGCGTGGCGCGCAACACCATCCGCGAGGCTATCCAGCGGCTGGCGGCGCGGGGCTTGCTGCAAAGCCGGCAGGGCGCCGGGGTGTTCGTCACCGAGCAGCTGCGCACCGGCTTTGCCTCGCCATGGCGCCAGCTGGTAGCGGACCACCCGGTGCTGCGCGACGATATCCTGGAGTTTCGCCGGGTGCTGGAGGGCGCTACGGCTTACTTTGCCGCAATGCGCGCGGATGCCGCGGATCTCAAGCGCATCCGCGGCCTGCTCCGCGCGCTGGAAGCCGCCCGCCAGCAAGACGACAAGGCCGCCGAGGCCGAGGCGGACGCCAAGCTGCATGAGGCCATTGCCCAGGCCTCGCACAACACCATGTTCCTGCACCTGCATACCAGCGTGATCGGCATGTTGCGCGAACACATCACCATCAACGGCACGGGCCTGCGGGTGCAGGACGAGGATGCCTCCGCGCTATTGCTGCTGCAGCATCGCACGCTGTGCGAGGCCATCTGCGCGCGCCGCCCGGAGGAGGCGCGCACCGCCATGCAGACGCACATCGACTTTGTGCGCAGCCGGGTTGAGCCGCAAGGAGACGGGGAAAGCGCCTGA
- a CDS encoding LutC/YkgG family protein, which translates to MSTLSARERMLGRLRAAAPAATADADTSELDARIDAHYDARRDAATPAELAQAMQAALSASHARAWCASAEAWPAQLAGRLAAAGVRRLLLDPAAVQGAALMRALPASVAPLSYARPIEAWKAELFDTVDAGFTVARSGIAATGTLVLAPDAQTPRTVSLVPPLHIALVYAETLHPDLHCAARAERWSAGMPTNLVLVSGPSKTSDIQQTLAYGAHGPRELWVIIVTGSAGTGGAQ; encoded by the coding sequence ATGAGCACACTGAGCGCCCGCGAGCGCATGCTGGGCCGGCTACGCGCAGCCGCACCCGCTGCCACCGCCGATGCCGATACCAGCGAGCTGGATGCGCGTATCGACGCGCACTACGACGCCCGCCGCGACGCGGCCACCCCCGCCGAGCTGGCGCAGGCCATGCAGGCTGCACTAAGTGCCTCGCACGCGCGGGCCTGGTGCGCCAGCGCCGAGGCCTGGCCCGCGCAGCTTGCAGGCAGGCTCGCTGCCGCCGGCGTGCGCCGCCTGCTGCTGGACCCCGCGGCCGTGCAAGGCGCCGCGCTGATGCGCGCCTTGCCGGCCAGCGTGGCGCCGTTGTCTTACGCGCGCCCCATCGAAGCGTGGAAGGCGGAACTCTTCGACACCGTGGACGCGGGCTTCACCGTGGCGCGCTCCGGCATTGCCGCCACCGGCACGCTGGTGCTGGCGCCCGACGCGCAAACGCCGCGCACGGTCTCGCTGGTGCCGCCGCTGCATATCGCGCTGGTGTACGCCGAGACGCTGCATCCGGACCTGCATTGCGCCGCGCGCGCCGAGCGCTGGAGCGCGGGCATGCCGACCAACCTGGTGCTGGTATCCGGCCCATCCAAGACCTCGGACATCCAGCAAACGTTGGCCTACGGCGCGCACGGCCCGCGCGAATTGTGGGTCATCATCGTGACCGGCAGCGCCGGAACAGGAGGCGCGCAATGA
- a CDS encoding (Fe-S)-binding protein → MKQRRYPPAPAQVYLFATCLVDMFVPQAGLDAVRLLEREGLTVHFPRGQSCCGQPAYSSGNPEQARAVALAQLDLFAEPWPVIVPSGSCAGMMRHHWPQLFAQDPVAGPKAALLAERVYELSEFLLHVLKVRFDVSGVAGQPPETVVLHTSCAARREMGTRDHGVALVDVLPGVTRAEHQRESECCGFGGTFSLKHPDISGAMVQDKITSACATGCDRLVSADCGCLLNIGHAARHQGAPLPVEHLATFLWRRTGGAAKEQA, encoded by the coding sequence ATGAAGCAAAGGCGCTATCCCCCTGCCCCGGCACAGGTCTACCTGTTCGCCACCTGCCTGGTCGACATGTTCGTGCCGCAAGCCGGCCTGGACGCCGTGCGGCTGCTGGAGCGAGAGGGCCTGACCGTGCACTTCCCCCGTGGGCAAAGCTGCTGCGGACAGCCTGCCTATAGCAGCGGCAACCCGGAACAGGCCCGGGCGGTGGCGCTGGCCCAGCTGGATCTGTTCGCCGAGCCGTGGCCGGTGATCGTGCCCTCTGGCTCTTGCGCCGGGATGATGCGGCACCACTGGCCGCAGCTGTTCGCGCAGGACCCCGTGGCCGGGCCCAAGGCCGCCCTGCTGGCCGAGCGCGTGTACGAGCTGAGCGAATTCCTGCTGCACGTGTTGAAAGTCCGCTTCGACGTGAGCGGCGTTGCCGGCCAGCCGCCCGAAACCGTGGTGCTGCACACCTCCTGCGCCGCCCGTCGAGAAATGGGTACGCGCGACCATGGCGTGGCACTGGTCGACGTCCTGCCCGGCGTCACACGTGCCGAACATCAGCGCGAATCGGAATGCTGCGGCTTTGGCGGCACCTTCTCGCTCAAGCATCCCGACATCTCCGGCGCGATGGTGCAGGACAAGATCACTTCGGCCTGCGCCACCGGCTGCGACCGGCTGGTCTCGGCCGACTGCGGCTGCCTGCTCAATATCGGGCACGCGGCCAGGCACCAGGGCGCGCCGCTGCCTGTCGAGCATCTCGCCACCTTCCTGTGGCGGCGTACCGGCGGCGCCGCCAAGGAGCAAGCATGA
- a CDS encoding alpha/beta fold hydrolase, protein MTVDKDYALFDAGTVTLQSGQAFPGMALAYKTFGTLNARKDNVIVYPTSFSAQHYDTEWLVAPGGVLDPERYFVIIPNLFGNGLSASPSNAAARFAPGAYPCVTYHDAVAVQRRLLQEVFGIEKIALVYGWSMGGMQAYHWGACHADMVERIAVVCGSARCSPFNQVFLEGVRAALTADPAFKDGRFTEAPRAGYRAMGRVYAGWALSHAFYRDELWRQSGFASLEDFLAKTWDVNFSRRDANDLLAQLWTWQNGDISRCDAFGGDLDRALAAIRAHVLLMPGQTDAYFQAQDNAAEIGKLTGARTATLRPIPSDYGHRAGNPHNIPADCAFLAQAISAFMAQ, encoded by the coding sequence ATGACCGTCGACAAAGACTACGCGCTGTTCGATGCAGGCACCGTGACGCTGCAATCCGGCCAGGCCTTCCCCGGCATGGCGCTGGCCTACAAGACCTTCGGCACGCTCAACGCCCGCAAGGACAACGTGATCGTCTACCCGACCTCGTTCAGCGCGCAGCACTACGACACCGAATGGCTGGTCGCACCGGGCGGCGTGCTGGACCCGGAACGCTACTTCGTCATCATCCCTAACCTGTTCGGCAACGGCCTGTCGGCGTCGCCGTCGAATGCCGCGGCACGGTTCGCGCCTGGCGCCTACCCCTGCGTGACCTACCACGACGCCGTGGCAGTGCAGCGCAGGCTGCTGCAGGAAGTGTTCGGCATCGAGAAGATCGCCCTGGTGTACGGCTGGTCGATGGGCGGCATGCAGGCCTACCACTGGGGCGCCTGCCATGCGGACATGGTCGAGCGGATCGCCGTGGTCTGCGGCAGCGCGCGATGCTCGCCGTTCAACCAGGTCTTCCTCGAAGGCGTCAGGGCCGCGCTCACTGCCGATCCGGCATTCAAGGATGGACGCTTCACCGAGGCCCCGCGCGCGGGGTACCGCGCCATGGGCCGCGTGTATGCCGGCTGGGCGCTGTCGCATGCGTTCTACCGCGACGAGCTGTGGCGGCAATCGGGCTTTGCCTCGCTGGAGGATTTCCTGGCGAAGACCTGGGACGTCAACTTCTCGCGCCGTGACGCCAACGACCTGCTGGCGCAACTGTGGACGTGGCAGAACGGCGATATCAGCCGCTGCGACGCCTTCGGCGGCGACCTGGACCGCGCGCTGGCGGCGATCCGGGCGCACGTGCTGCTGATGCCCGGCCAGACCGATGCTTACTTCCAGGCCCAGGACAACGCCGCGGAAATCGGCAAGCTCACCGGAGCCCGCACCGCCACGCTGCGGCCGATTCCCTCGGACTACGGGCACCGGGCCGGGAACCCGCACAACATCCCGGCCGATTGCGCCTTCCTGGCCCAGGCGATCTCGGCGTTCATGGCGCAATGA